A single genomic interval of Juglans regia cultivar Chandler chromosome 1, Walnut 2.0, whole genome shotgun sequence harbors:
- the LOC109006247 gene encoding NHP2-like protein 1: MTGEAVNPKAYPLADAQLTITIMDLVQQAANYKQLKKGANEATKTLNRGISEFIVMAADTEPLEILLHLPLLAEDKNVPYVFVPSKQALGRACGVTRPVIACSVTTNEGSQLKSQIQQLKDAIEKLLI; the protein is encoded by the exons atg ACAGGGGAGGCAGTCAATCCAAAAGCGTATCCCTTGGCCGATGCGCAGCTCACAATCACAATAATGGATCTTGTTCAACAAGCTGCCAACTACAAGCAGCTCAAGAAGGGCGCCAATGAAG CCACAAAAACACTGAACAGGGGTATTTCTGAGTTCATAGTGATGGCTGCTGACACCGAGCCTCTTGAGATCCTTCTCCATCTTCCACTGCTTGCTGAAGATAAG AATGTGCCCTATGTGTTCGTCCCTTCAAAGCAAGCACTTGGACGAGCTTGTGGAGTGACCCGGCCTGTTATTGCCTGTTCTGTAACAACTAATGAGGGAagccaattgaaatcccaaataCAACAACTCAAG GATGCCATTGAGAAGCTTTTGATATGA
- the LOC109006208 gene encoding uncharacterized protein LOC109006208 yields MDKLSDVELELAAVLMRMLWIKNSFIFEDKFKDTESLVRTTKTTLDDFRDVQGNEKGQEFSVSNEARGGERANHRWIKPIQGFIKANWDASLSKYSLGLDIVLRDDKGDIIACACYKRNPVQDLVEAEIVALWYAVKLCNSLGFNRVILEGDAEVVVKAVHSEEENLSSIGHVIEDVKIVLKERRAWRVQHVQREGNKVAHLLAKNSFKFDQEMIWVEQCPEFISLQVLKMQIVSRRHVDRYILKTE; encoded by the exons ATGGACAAATTGTCTGATGTGGAGCTAGAACTTGCTGCTGTACTAATGCGCATGTTATGGATAAAAAATTCCTTTATCTTTGAAGATAAATTCAAGGACACTGAGAGCTTGGTTAGAACAACCAAGACAACTCTTGATGACTTTCGAGATGTTCAAGGAAATGAAAAGGGTCAAGAATTTTCAGTGTCAAATGAGGCAAGAGGGGGTGAAAGAGCTAATCATAGGTGGATAAAACCTATTCAAGGTTTCATCAAGGCAAATTGGGATGCTTCCCTTAGTAAATACAGCTTGGGATTAGACATAGTCTTGAGAGATGATAAAGGAGATATCATAGCTTGTGCTTGTTACAAAAGGAACCCAGTACAAGATCTTGTGGAGGCTGAAATTGTGGCTCTTTGGTATGCAGTGAAGCTGTGTAATTCACTTGGTTTCAACAGAGTAATCTTAGAAGGAGATGCTGAAGTGGTGGTAAAAGCAGTCCATAGTGAGGAGGAGAATCTTTCCTCTATTGGCCATGTTATAGAAGATGTCAAGATTGTTTTGAAGGAGAGAAGAGCTTGGAGAGTGCAGCATGTCCAAAGAGAAGGGAACAAGGTGGCTCATTTGTTAGCAAAGAATTCTTTTAAGTTTGATCAAGAGATGATATGGGTAGAGCAATGTCCAGAATTTATATCTTTACAAGTTTTAAAGATGCAAATT GTCAGCCGGAGACACGTAGATCGGTACATACTGAAGACAGAGTAG